The following are from one region of the Ancylothrix sp. D3o genome:
- a CDS encoding adenylate/guanylate cyclase domain-containing protein: MPQKQQSSWSRYRPAFITLLVGTGLSLGAFLIVWRWENNRRQYEFNRYADSVATALEQNFKNNLQLLPYIRNFFLASDKVEPEEFTNFVKQTPQDEHPSLNFLAWAPKISNLERISYENQNNLQTPFEIREVNPQGELVRAPERNQYFPLYYITQHSKNQQNQGLDIASQPAYQRLIQQATDTGTLTVSSNINLNKVKNTDIGLIAIQPVYNSNVTPTTRRDNLKGLVIAVFSISHIFESALAGKGVGNLDLYLAEKPDTTNPTSSPPQFLAFYDSSTEQVVEFPTAQKLLQTNKKPNQAIGTKTIEFGGRKWTLYLLSTPRYEQIQTKPWRSWAILIAGLLWTNIPVTYLLTSLSRQQQIEKLASERAHQAEQLQQALQQLSKEQEKSEKLLLNILPGPIAERLKQQPDIIADSFPAVTVLFADIVGFSQLATRISAPELVEVLNQIFSAFDRLTQTYHLEKIKTIGDAYMVVGGLPTPRPDHASAIAEFALAMQQEIVKFNSQNTENFHIRIGIHTGPVVAGVIGTNKFIYDLWGDTVNIASRMESHGLPDTIQVTQTTYLLLKDKFDFEMRGQIPIKGKGEMTTYLLTGKRRLSQYPLQHPINHPLKHFHPNNDPNPLQVQSATLPSPT; this comes from the coding sequence ATGCCCCAAAAACAACAGTCTTCCTGGTCACGTTACCGGCCGGCCTTCATCACCCTCCTTGTAGGTACAGGACTCTCCCTCGGAGCCTTTTTAATCGTGTGGCGGTGGGAAAACAACCGCCGGCAATACGAATTTAACCGCTATGCAGACAGCGTAGCCACCGCCTTAGAACAAAACTTTAAAAACAACCTCCAACTACTTCCCTATATCCGAAACTTTTTCCTAGCCTCAGACAAAGTAGAACCAGAAGAATTTACAAACTTTGTCAAACAAACACCCCAAGACGAGCATCCCAGCCTAAACTTTTTAGCTTGGGCACCAAAAATCAGCAACCTCGAACGCATCAGCTACGAAAATCAAAACAACCTCCAAACCCCCTTTGAGATCCGCGAAGTCAACCCCCAAGGCGAACTCGTCAGAGCCCCAGAAAGAAACCAATACTTTCCCCTTTACTACATCACCCAGCACAGCAAAAATCAACAAAATCAGGGCTTAGATATTGCCTCACAACCGGCCTACCAGCGCCTTATCCAACAAGCAACAGACACCGGCACCCTCACAGTCAGCAGCAACATCAACCTCAACAAAGTAAAAAACACAGACATTGGACTGATCGCCATCCAACCAGTGTATAACTCGAACGTCACCCCCACCACCAGGCGCGACAACCTCAAAGGCTTAGTCATCGCAGTCTTTAGCATCAGCCATATCTTTGAATCAGCCCTTGCCGGCAAAGGAGTTGGCAACCTCGACCTTTATCTGGCCGAAAAACCAGACACTACCAACCCAACATCATCACCACCACAATTTCTCGCCTTCTATGACTCCTCGACAGAACAAGTCGTAGAATTTCCCACCGCCCAAAAACTTCTCCAAACCAACAAAAAACCTAACCAAGCCATCGGAACCAAAACCATCGAATTCGGCGGACGCAAATGGACACTATACCTGCTGTCAACTCCCCGATACGAACAGATCCAAACCAAACCCTGGCGATCTTGGGCCATCTTAATCGCCGGCCTCCTCTGGACAAATATACCCGTTACCTACCTCCTCACCTCCCTATCTCGTCAACAGCAAATCGAAAAACTCGCCAGCGAACGCGCCCACCAAGCCGAACAACTGCAACAAGCCCTACAACAACTCTCCAAAGAGCAAGAAAAATCCGAAAAACTCCTGCTCAACATTTTGCCTGGGCCCATTGCCGAACGCCTCAAACAACAACCCGACATCATCGCCGACAGCTTCCCAGCAGTCACCGTACTATTTGCAGATATCGTTGGCTTCAGCCAACTCGCCACCAGAATTTCCGCCCCTGAACTCGTCGAAGTTCTCAACCAAATCTTTTCCGCCTTTGACCGGCTCACCCAAACTTACCACCTCGAAAAAATCAAAACAATTGGCGACGCCTACATGGTGGTCGGCGGTTTGCCCACCCCCCGGCCCGATCACGCCAGCGCCATCGCCGAATTTGCCTTAGCTATGCAGCAAGAAATCGTGAAATTTAACAGCCAAAACACCGAAAACTTTCACATCCGCATCGGAATTCACACCGGCCCAGTTGTTGCCGGCGTCATCGGCACCAACAAATTCATCTACGATCTTTGGGGTGATACCGTCAACATCGCCTCTCGCATGGAATCTCATGGCCTCCCCGACACCATCCAAGTCACCCAAACCACCTACCTACTCCTCAAAGACAAATTCGACTTTGAAATGCGCGGCCAGATCCCCATCAAAGGCAAAGGCGAAATGACTACCTACCTCCTCACCGGCAAACGTCGCCTATCCCAATACCCCCTACAGCATCCCATCAACCACCCATTAAAACATTTCCACCCTAACAATGACCCAAACCCCCTCCAAGTCCAGTCGGCCACCCTTCCCTCACCCACCTAA
- a CDS encoding ATP-binding protein, with amino-acid sequence MSREINASVVNISGRQRMLSQRISLFSLRLVCTLDPSQQEEIRQCLLDAVELMEKSHQGLLYGDPTLQLPGHPSKEVHSLYFEAPHYVNQKVQQYIQETGKLLTSPNENLTLDNPHLNYIINAASGELIQALDAVVTQYQKESEIQQKAFEKTLVELYNKSQAATQFAQKRNLEIQETLTQLQQAQAHLIQTEKMSCLGQLLAGVAHEINNPVTFLYGNINHAENYITDIVELLKLYQKYYPTPADEIQDFIESIDLDFLLEDLPKVTNSMKIASDRILQIVLSLRNFSRKDEGEKQNTDIEAGIESTLLILQHRFKEKTGKEEIKIIKEFAKLPAIECYAGPLNQVFMNLITNAMDALEECQENRKNCAYTPTIRIRTELKYPDKISIRIADNGPGIREEVKERLFEPFFTTKPIGQGTGLGLSISHQIVVEKHGGSLKCVSVLGQGTEFLIELPVRLNQLCPDKVTGATQSQLR; translated from the coding sequence ATGTCACGAGAAATTAATGCCTCAGTCGTGAATATAAGCGGACGGCAGCGGATGTTGTCCCAGCGAATTTCCCTGTTTAGCTTAAGATTAGTTTGTACCCTCGACCCATCACAACAAGAAGAAATTCGCCAGTGTCTGCTTGATGCTGTTGAATTGATGGAAAAATCTCACCAGGGATTACTCTACGGCGATCCAACTTTACAATTACCCGGCCATCCCTCAAAAGAAGTTCATTCCCTTTACTTTGAAGCCCCGCACTACGTCAATCAAAAAGTGCAACAATATATTCAAGAAACAGGAAAATTGCTAACCAGCCCCAATGAAAATTTAACCCTAGACAACCCCCACTTAAACTATATCATTAATGCCGCATCAGGGGAATTAATTCAAGCCTTAGATGCCGTAGTTACTCAATACCAAAAAGAAAGCGAAATCCAACAAAAAGCTTTTGAGAAAACTTTAGTAGAACTCTATAATAAAAGCCAAGCCGCTACCCAATTTGCCCAAAAACGTAACCTGGAAATACAGGAAACTTTAACGCAATTACAACAAGCCCAAGCCCATCTTATCCAAACGGAAAAAATGTCTTGTTTAGGTCAACTATTGGCAGGTGTAGCCCATGAAATTAATAACCCTGTGACTTTTTTGTATGGCAATATTAATCATGCCGAAAATTATATCACAGATATCGTTGAGTTACTAAAACTTTACCAAAAATACTATCCAACCCCAGCCGATGAAATTCAAGACTTCATAGAATCAATCGACCTAGATTTTTTGTTGGAAGACTTGCCAAAAGTTACCAACTCTATGAAAATCGCTTCAGATCGCATTCTTCAAATTGTTTTATCTTTGCGTAATTTTTCGAGAAAAGATGAGGGAGAAAAGCAAAATACGGATATTGAGGCCGGCATCGAAAGCACCCTGTTAATTTTGCAGCACCGTTTCAAAGAGAAAACAGGTAAAGAAGAAATTAAAATCATCAAAGAATTCGCCAAATTACCCGCCATCGAGTGTTATGCCGGCCCCCTCAATCAAGTTTTTATGAATTTGATTACTAATGCTATGGATGCCTTAGAAGAATGCCAAGAAAATCGAAAAAACTGTGCTTATACCCCAACAATTCGCATTCGCACTGAACTAAAATATCCTGATAAAATTAGTATCCGAATTGCAGATAATGGCCCCGGTATCAGAGAAGAAGTAAAAGAGCGTTTATTTGAACCATTTTTTACGACAAAACCTATAGGTCAAGGTACCGGCCTGGGACTTTCCATCAGTCACCAAATTGTTGTTGAAAAGCATGGAGGTTCGCTGAAATGCGTATCTGTACTTGGACAAGGAACAGAGTTTTTAATTGAGTTGCCGGTGCGCCTAAACCAACTTTGTCCAGACAAGGTAACAGGCGCTACCCAGTCACAACTCAGGTAA
- the trxA gene encoding thioredoxin: MAVKKQFNSFQDLLMGSDLPVLVDFYAPWCGPCQMMAPILEQVNQQLKNRLIVVKINTDNYPQLASHYHIEALPTLVLFKNAQPVDRLEGVMQAQTLIQRLQAFI, encoded by the coding sequence ATGGCAGTTAAAAAGCAGTTTAATAGTTTTCAAGACTTATTGATGGGTTCGGATCTGCCGGTGTTAGTCGATTTTTATGCGCCTTGGTGTGGCCCCTGCCAAATGATGGCACCCATCCTTGAACAAGTCAACCAACAGTTAAAAAACCGGCTCATAGTCGTCAAAATTAACACAGACAACTATCCTCAATTAGCCAGCCATTATCACATAGAAGCCTTACCCACTCTCGTGCTGTTTAAAAACGCTCAGCCAGTTGACCGGCTCGAAGGAGTCATGCAAGCTCAAACTTTAATCCAGCGCTTGCAAGCCTTTATTTAA
- a CDS encoding pentapeptide repeat-containing protein — MTANSAHIKRLIETKQCQGGDLVEANLAHFNLNGADLSGAKLMFANLNGANLISANLSGADLSYGNLVAAELIKADLSGVDAKGINLIDAKLTNTNLRGAELTFANLVNTSLQNASLGGADLQGANLIGANLEAANLSGANLSGVNLGNASLGGANLSNVNLSEARLVGADLRDVNLSGADLSSANLLNANLSGANLTGANISGANLSRANLEGTIGLYLDNAASVRPKSGVGREPDRAAVVPYGSLVQAASSTNNSKSLGIQRSGLS; from the coding sequence ATGACAGCAAATAGCGCACATATCAAGCGGTTGATAGAAACAAAACAATGTCAAGGAGGCGATTTAGTTGAAGCAAACCTGGCTCATTTTAACCTCAACGGCGCCGATCTTTCTGGAGCCAAACTCATGTTTGCCAACCTAAACGGAGCCAACTTGATCAGCGCCAACCTCAGCGGAGCCGATCTCAGCTATGGCAACTTAGTTGCTGCCGAATTAATAAAAGCCGACTTAAGCGGAGTAGACGCCAAAGGCATCAACCTCATCGACGCCAAACTCACCAATACCAACCTCAGAGGCGCAGAATTAACATTTGCCAACTTAGTCAACACCAGCCTGCAAAACGCAAGTCTTGGGGGAGCAGACTTGCAAGGCGCAAACTTAATCGGAGCAAACCTAGAAGCAGCCAACCTCAGCGGAGCTAATCTCAGCGGCGTAAACTTAGGAAATGCCAGCCTTGGAGGAGCCAACTTATCCAACGTCAACCTCAGCGAAGCTCGCTTAGTGGGAGCCGATCTCAGAGATGTTAACCTCAGCGGAGCCGATCTCAGCAGCGCCAACTTACTTAACGCCAACCTCAGCGGCGCAAACCTCACCGGCGCTAACATCTCAGGAGCCAACCTCAGCAGAGCTAATTTAGAAGGAACCATCGGACTTTATCTGGATAACGCAGCCTCAGTCCGGCCAAAAAGCGGTGTCGGCAGAGAGCCAGACAGAGCCGCAGTGGTACCCTATGGAAGTTTAGTACAGGCAGCCTCTTCAACAAACAACTCAAAAAGCTTAGGCATTCAGCGTTCAGGGTTGAGTTAA
- the prmA gene encoding 50S ribosomal protein L11 methyltransferase, with product MTHSWWEIQVLCDPALEDTVFWRLEEFGCRGTACQIKGYACLVSAYLPEEQAQLLDLAALSLWLRQDAVCVGLPSPAAHWHLIDEDDWSSSWKQYWHPIEIGDKLLVYPAWLPLPENPTRHVLRLDPGVAFGTGTHATTQLCLEAIEMRLSYEETDAVVADIGCGSGILSIGAILLGAKQVYAVDTDPLAIKSTRSNQELNQVNTEVLQTELGSVERVIEMASGPVDGIVCNILAEVIIDLIPQLEPLVKTTTWGVISGVLLEQAKPVADTLEQHGWVVATLWRRQDWCCFNIRRT from the coding sequence ATGACGCATAGCTGGTGGGAAATTCAGGTTTTGTGCGATCCAGCCCTTGAAGATACGGTGTTTTGGCGGCTGGAAGAATTTGGCTGTCGGGGTACTGCTTGTCAAATAAAAGGTTATGCTTGCTTGGTTAGCGCTTATTTACCAGAAGAACAAGCGCAGCTTTTGGATCTGGCGGCTTTATCTTTATGGTTGCGACAAGATGCGGTGTGTGTGGGTTTGCCATCGCCGGCGGCGCACTGGCATTTAATTGATGAGGATGACTGGTCTAGCAGTTGGAAGCAATACTGGCACCCCATCGAGATTGGAGATAAGTTATTGGTTTACCCGGCTTGGTTGCCGCTGCCAGAAAATCCCACCCGTCACGTTTTGCGTCTTGATCCAGGGGTGGCGTTTGGCACCGGCACCCACGCCACAACTCAACTTTGCCTCGAAGCTATCGAAATGCGCCTCTCCTATGAAGAAACAGATGCCGTTGTAGCCGATATTGGCTGTGGCTCAGGGATTTTATCGATTGGTGCAATCCTGCTGGGAGCCAAACAAGTTTACGCGGTGGATACTGACCCTTTGGCAATTAAGTCTACACGCAGTAACCAGGAACTCAACCAAGTTAATACGGAAGTTTTACAAACAGAATTGGGGAGTGTGGAGCGGGTAATTGAAATGGCTTCGGGGCCGGTCGATGGGATTGTGTGTAATATTTTGGCTGAGGTGATTATTGATTTAATTCCTCAGTTGGAACCGCTTGTTAAAACAACAACTTGGGGTGTGATCAGTGGGGTTTTGCTAGAGCAAGCAAAGCCGGTGGCTGATACTCTTGAGCAACATGGCTGGGTGGTGGCGACGCTGTGGCGCCGACAAGATTGGTGTTGTTTTAATATCCGCCGGACTTGA
- the serA gene encoding phosphoglycerate dehydrogenase, protein MPKVLVSDPIDSAGIDILSQVAQVDIKTGLSPEELVRIIPEYDALMIRSGTRVTKEMIEAGTSLKIIGRAGVGVDNVDVPAATRQGIVVVNSPEGNTIAAAEHALAMMLALSRYIPDANASTKNGGWDRKTFVGAEVYKKTLGVVGLGKIGSHVATAAKAMGMKLLAYDPFISTERADQLGCRLVDLDLLFREADYITLHIPKTPETTNLIGTETLAKMKPTARIINCARGGIIDEAALATALKEGRIGGAALDVFSNEPLEADSPLRQLGKEIILTPHLGASTTEAQINVAIDVAEQIRDVLLGLPARSAVNIPGLYPDVMEKLKPYLQLAETLGNLVSQLAGGRVDFLHVRLQGELASNESKPIVVAALKGLLTNALRERVNYVNAAIEAKERGIRVIETRDTNIRDYTGSLHLEAKGSLGEHSVTGAVLGDGEIRITDVDEFPVNVPPSRYMLFTLHRDLPGIIGKIGSLLGSFNVNIASMQVGRKIVRGDAVMVLSLDDPLPEGILAEIIKVTGIRDAYTVTL, encoded by the coding sequence ATGCCAAAGGTTCTAGTATCCGATCCAATTGACTCTGCCGGAATTGATATTCTCTCTCAAGTTGCCCAAGTAGACATCAAAACAGGTCTATCACCAGAAGAATTGGTGCGGATTATACCAGAGTATGACGCATTAATGATTCGCTCAGGCACCCGCGTTACCAAAGAAATGATCGAAGCCGGCACATCACTAAAAATTATTGGCCGTGCCGGTGTGGGAGTAGATAACGTTGATGTACCGGCAGCCACCCGCCAAGGTATTGTGGTGGTCAACTCACCAGAAGGCAACACCATCGCCGCCGCTGAACACGCCCTAGCGATGATGTTAGCGCTTTCTCGCTACATTCCCGACGCCAACGCTTCGACAAAAAACGGCGGTTGGGATCGTAAAACCTTCGTCGGTGCCGAAGTTTATAAAAAAACTCTTGGGGTTGTCGGCTTAGGCAAAATTGGTTCCCACGTCGCCACCGCTGCCAAAGCAATGGGGATGAAGTTATTGGCTTACGATCCTTTCATTTCCACCGAACGCGCCGATCAATTAGGATGCCGGTTAGTGGATTTGGATTTATTATTCCGCGAGGCTGATTATATTACCTTGCACATCCCCAAAACCCCAGAAACCACCAATTTAATTGGCACAGAAACTCTGGCTAAAATGAAACCAACAGCCCGGATTATTAACTGTGCTCGCGGTGGCATTATTGATGAAGCTGCCCTCGCTACTGCTTTAAAAGAAGGTAGAATTGGCGGTGCAGCCCTTGATGTGTTTAGCAATGAACCCCTCGAAGCCGACTCTCCGTTAAGACAACTCGGCAAAGAAATCATCTTAACTCCCCACTTGGGCGCCTCCACCACCGAAGCACAAATCAACGTTGCTATTGATGTGGCTGAACAAATTCGGGATGTGCTGCTGGGATTGCCGGCCCGCAGTGCAGTGAATATTCCGGGGTTATATCCCGATGTCATGGAAAAACTCAAACCCTACCTACAATTGGCAGAAACTCTGGGTAACTTAGTGAGCCAGTTGGCCGGTGGAAGAGTTGATTTTCTTCATGTGAGATTACAAGGTGAGTTAGCTTCCAACGAAAGCAAGCCGATTGTTGTGGCCGCCTTAAAAGGTTTGCTAACCAACGCCCTGCGCGAGCGAGTTAACTATGTCAACGCGGCCATAGAAGCCAAAGAGCGGGGCATTCGCGTTATTGAAACCCGCGATACCAATATCCGCGACTACACCGGCTCACTGCATCTGGAAGCCAAAGGCTCTCTAGGTGAGCATTCCGTGACCGGTGCAGTTTTGGGAGATGGGGAAATTCGCATTACTGATGTCGATGAATTCCCTGTCAATGTGCCGCCTTCTCGTTATATGTTGTTTACCTTGCACCGGGATTTACCGGGCATTATTGGCAAAATTGGCTCACTTTTAGGCAGCTTTAATGTCAATATTGCCAGTATGCAGGTGGGCCGCAAAATTGTCCGGGGCGATGCGGTGATGGTGTTAAGCTTGGATGACCCCCTACCAGAGGGCATTTTGGCAGAAATTATCAAAGTTACCGGTATTCGAGATGCTTATACGGTAACGCTTTAA
- a CDS encoding group 1 truncated hemoglobin, whose amino-acid sequence MSTLYEKLGGAQAVKLAVDNFYDRVLQDDRVKHFFDGMDMVKQKGHQRAFLTYAFGGAPQYDGRAMREAHKQLVEEQGLKGEHFDAIAENLQLTLQDLGIAEELISEVMAVAGAPSHRRDVLNQ is encoded by the coding sequence ATGTCAACTTTGTATGAAAAACTAGGTGGTGCTCAAGCCGTTAAACTGGCTGTCGATAATTTTTATGACCGTGTGTTACAGGATGATCGGGTTAAGCACTTCTTTGATGGCATGGATATGGTTAAACAAAAAGGCCATCAACGAGCATTTTTAACTTATGCCTTTGGGGGGGCTCCTCAATATGATGGACGGGCAATGCGTGAAGCTCACAAACAGTTGGTAGAGGAGCAAGGTTTAAAAGGCGAGCATTTTGATGCTATTGCTGAGAATTTGCAGCTAACACTTCAGGACTTGGGAATTGCTGAAGAGTTGATTTCTGAAGTGATGGCTGTAGCCGGTGCACCTAGCCATCGTAGGGATGTTTTAAACCAGTAA
- a CDS encoding YkgJ family cysteine cluster protein, producing MTNQEIANQVKELYEKIDKQTEKLAQTTGLKCPPGCGRCCENPDIETTPLEMLPIALELFQKKQFQELIEKADTVNWEGRCIFYEPDLFIAGNGRCSIYAFRPSVCRLFGFAAVKNKQGGAELAACRYHKEIMPEMVQKVKESIAGGLPVASFSEIAFQLSNIEPSLGNQRMPINQALKVAIQRVGLMAQWETGER from the coding sequence ATGACAAATCAAGAAATTGCCAACCAAGTAAAAGAACTGTACGAAAAAATCGACAAACAGACAGAAAAACTTGCCCAAACAACCGGCCTAAAATGCCCCCCAGGCTGCGGCAGATGTTGCGAAAACCCAGACATTGAAACAACACCGCTAGAAATGCTACCAATTGCCTTAGAATTATTCCAGAAAAAACAATTTCAAGAATTAATAGAAAAAGCCGATACAGTGAATTGGGAAGGCCGATGTATCTTTTATGAACCTGATTTATTTATTGCCGGAAATGGCCGGTGTTCAATATATGCTTTTCGTCCCAGTGTGTGCCGGTTGTTTGGCTTTGCGGCGGTGAAAAATAAACAAGGTGGAGCGGAATTGGCAGCCTGCCGGTATCATAAAGAAATTATGCCAGAAATGGTACAAAAAGTGAAAGAAAGTATTGCCGGTGGACTGCCGGTGGCGAGTTTTTCAGAAATTGCTTTTCAGCTTAGTAATATTGAGCCATCTTTAGGCAATCAAAGAATGCCAATTAATCAAGCTTTAAAAGTAGCTATTCAGCGAGTCGGCTTAATGGCACAATGGGAAACTGGCGAGCGGTGA
- a CDS encoding photosystem II S4 domain protein: MLPREDLLKGVENRDTLARIIDQADQAIKTWEVVATDFLSPPEIVEAQQAFSRLTEVQLVAWGGYPQAERQRLAIARAELPLDTSQVEIAALDIAGNFLFDTATHRDFLGSMLGCGIVREKTGDLIVLGERGAQAIVVPELLEYLEMHLKQVRSVPVTVRRIELSELKIREPKKKELTTTEASMRLDAIASAGFGMSRSKMVEYIEGGDVRVNWKEISQPSYQVKSGDLIAVRGKGRLEVGEVAVTKKERFRIQLTRYM; encoded by the coding sequence ATGTTGCCACGAGAGGATTTGTTAAAAGGGGTTGAAAATCGAGACACGCTGGCCCGCATTATTGACCAGGCTGATCAGGCTATCAAAACTTGGGAAGTTGTGGCTACGGATTTTCTTTCGCCGCCAGAAATTGTGGAAGCGCAGCAAGCTTTTTCTCGCTTAACAGAAGTGCAGCTAGTGGCGTGGGGAGGATACCCACAAGCAGAACGACAAAGATTAGCAATTGCCCGTGCAGAATTGCCTCTGGATACTTCACAAGTGGAGATTGCAGCGTTAGATATTGCTGGTAATTTTTTATTTGATACGGCAACTCATCGAGATTTTTTAGGGTCAATGTTAGGGTGTGGTATTGTCAGGGAAAAAACCGGCGATTTAATTGTTTTGGGAGAACGCGGTGCTCAGGCGATTGTTGTGCCTGAATTGCTAGAATATTTGGAGATGCACTTAAAACAGGTTCGTTCGGTGCCGGTGACAGTTCGCCGTATAGAATTAAGTGAGTTAAAAATTAGGGAACCGAAGAAAAAAGAGTTAACTACCACAGAAGCTTCTATGCGGTTAGATGCTATTGCTTCGGCGGGTTTTGGGATGTCTCGCAGCAAAATGGTAGAGTATATCGAAGGCGGTGATGTGCGGGTAAATTGGAAGGAAATTAGCCAGCCTAGTTATCAAGTGAAAAGCGGTGATTTAATTGCAGTTCGGGGGAAAGGCCGGTTGGAAGTTGGCGAAGTTGCTGTTACGAAAAAGGAAAGATTCCGGATACAGTTAACGCGGTATATGTAG
- a CDS encoding Uma2 family endonuclease, protein MTSSLPKSMVSQITTPQHLPPLENGDRLIRPEFERRYSAMPEVRKAELIEGVVYMASPLRFRPHAKPHADLIGWLWTYKIATPQLEMGIEPTVRLDIDNEPQPDGVLLISPESGGNSTLSEDGYLEGAPELMVEIAASSAAIDLGDKKRAYRRNGVQEYIVWQVFDQRIDWFSLQDGDYVSLMPNEQGAICSVVFPGLWLDVAAMLQGNMQQVLAILQAGINSQEHQTFLQHLIAQQQG, encoded by the coding sequence ATGACTTCTTCACTGCCTAAATCAATGGTTTCTCAGATTACAACTCCTCAACATTTGCCACCCTTGGAAAATGGTGATCGATTAATTCGTCCAGAATTCGAGCGTCGTTACAGCGCTATGCCAGAAGTAAGAAAAGCCGAACTAATTGAAGGAGTTGTTTATATGGCATCACCATTACGCTTTAGACCTCATGCCAAACCGCACGCCGATCTGATCGGTTGGCTGTGGACATACAAAATCGCTACGCCACAGTTGGAAATGGGAATTGAACCAACAGTAAGGTTAGATATCGACAACGAACCGCAGCCGGATGGGGTATTATTAATCAGTCCAGAAAGTGGCGGGAACTCAACTTTGAGCGAAGATGGATACCTGGAGGGAGCGCCAGAATTGATGGTAGAAATTGCGGCGAGTAGTGCGGCAATAGATTTAGGTGATAAGAAACGTGCCTATCGGCGGAATGGGGTACAAGAATACATCGTTTGGCAGGTATTTGACCAAAGGATTGATTGGTTTAGTTTGCAAGATGGTGATTATGTTTCGTTGATGCCAAATGAGCAAGGTGCGATTTGCTCTGTTGTGTTTCCGGGATTATGGTTAGATGTTGCGGCGATGCTGCAAGGAAATATGCAGCAAGTATTGGCAATTTTACAAGCTGGAATTAATTCGCAGGAACATCAAACTTTTTTACAACACTTAATAGCTCAGCAGCAAGGCTAG